ATCTGCTCTGCGAACGGTTCCTTAACCCCGAGCGCGTCTCCATGCCTGACTTTGATATTGACTTCTGCTTTGAAAGAAGAGGAGAGGTCATCGAATATGTAAACCGGAAATACGGACACGACCAGGTAGGGGGGATCTGTACCTTCGGAACCCTGAAAACAAAGGCCGTCCTCAAGGATGTGGCCCGTGTTCTGGATATTCCCTTTGCCGAATCCAATGCCATTACCAAGCTCATTCCCGAAGGGAAGGCTCCTGACGGCCGGAAGATCAATACCGAGGTGGCCCTGGAGATAGAGCCGAAGCTCAAGGAGTTCTACGACCGGGGCGGTGCCTATAGGGAGCTTTTTGATACGGCAAAGGTCCTGGAGGGGATGAATCGGCATATCTCCACTCATGCCTGTGGAAAGGTCATTGGGAATTCAGTCCTCACCAACTATGTTCCCCTCTATAAGGACCAGAAGACAGGTGAAATCACAACGGAATTCACCATGGACATCATCGAGCCCTGTGGGCTGGTCAAGATGGATTTCCTGGGTCTGAAAACTCTGACTCTTCTGAAGAATGTAGAAAAACTGGTTCAGAAAACAGATCCGGGTTTTAGTGTGGATACGGTTTCTGAAGAAGATGAGGCGACCTTTAAGATGCTCAGCAACGGAAAATCCACAGCTGTATTTCAGTTTGAGTCATCGGGAATGCAGGATATCCTCCGCCGGGCCAAACCCAATAACATTGAAGACCTCATAGCCTTGAACGCTCTCTACCGTCCCGGACCGATGCAGTTCATTCCCCAGTACATCGAAGGCAAGAAAACCCCCCGATCCATAACCTTTCCCGATCCGACCCTGGAAGAACTTCTGACACCGACCTACGGTGTTATCGTCTATCAGGAACAGGTCATGAAGGTAGCCCAGATCATCGGTGGATTCTCCCTTGGTAAAGCCGACATCCTCCGCCGGGCCATGGGTAAAAAGAAACTCAAAGACATGGAGAAGATGAAAGTAGAGTTTATTGCCGGAGCCAAAGAAATCGGACACAGCGAAAAGCATGCCTCTGGAATCTTTGACATGCTCGAGCCCTTTGCCGGATACGGATTCAACAAATCCCATGCGGCGGCCTACTCTGTGGTGGCCTATAAAACCGCCTACTGCAAGGCCAACCATCCGGCAGAATTCTGGGCAGCCAACCTTACCAATGAAATCAACGACACCGGTAAAATGACCGAAGACATGGAAAGTGCCAGAGATGAGGGAATTGAGATTGATGCTCCCGTTATCACCTTTTCAGAAAAGTTTTTCAATGTTGTTAATGGCAAGGTTTTTTATGGTCTAATCGGAATCAAAGGCATGGGAACAGCCGCCGTAGATGTGATCATCAATGAAAGGCATGCCCGGGGACACTATAAATCCCTTCTGGATTTTCTTGAAAGAGTAGATCTGCGCTCTGTGAATAAAAAAGTGATTGAAGTGAGCATTCAATCCGGTCTTTTTGACAGGATAGAGTCCAGCAACAGGGCGACCCTCCTCCATAATATGGAACGAATGATAGACCATGTGAACAGCATCAAGGAGCAGTCCCAGTTTGGTCAGGTCTCTCTCTTCGGTGAGAATCAGGATGAGATAACCCCCGAGCTGCGCCTGGAGGAAGTGCCCCCCTGGAGCAACAAGGATATACTGCAGATAGAGAAGGACAACCTGGGGTTCTATTTTTCTGGACATCCTCTGGATGAATACCGGCCCTTCTGGAACAAGTGCACCAACCTGAAACTGGACCAGCCGGGACGTGCTTCACCCGATAAGGAATACACCATCCTGGGGATGCTCAAATCCATCCGCACCACCATGACCAAGAGAGGAGCCAAGATGGCCTTCGCCTCGGTAGAGGACTTCAACGGCTCCATCGATCTGGTCCTTTTTTCAAAGACCTTCGATCAATACGCTCATTTACTGGAAGAAGACAAGGTTCTGGGATTCACCGGTCAGGTAGATCTGTCCCGGAGTGAACCAAGCTTCAAGGTCAAGGAGATCTTCCTACCCGAAGAGATGAGAGAGATTCAGAACAGCGAGATTCATATTGAGCTGGAAGAAAGGGAATATCTGAAAGACGAACTGGTAGATTTCAGAGCCTTTCTTCAAGACAGGAACGGTTCCAGCTCTGTATACCTTCATCTAAAGCGTCCGGAGAACAAGATCGTGGTCAAAGTATCGGGACAGATCACCATTGCCGCTAATCCTTCTGTCTTGCAGGAAATCGGTCAATATCCTATTGTATCTAATATTTGGAAGGAATAAGGCAGTTTTCGTCTTTTTCTATCTGTTAATCAGCTTAAGGGAGATTTTTAATGAGTCCAGTTCAGACTGTATTTCAATTTTTATCCGCACTAATATCCGTCTATATGCTTTTGATTATTTTCCGTGTCTTTCTGACCTGGTTTCAGGGTAGACTCAATGGCAAAGGAGTTGAAATTCTGATAAAAGTCACCGACCCCTATATGAATAGATTCAAAGGGATCAGCTGGCTCCGCTTCGGCTTCCTTGATTTTTCCCCCGTAGTGGCCATAGCCCTTTTAGGTCTGGTCTCACAAATTTTCAATTCTCTAGCCATCTCGGGCACTCTGACCCCAATGCTTATTGTGGTTTACATCCTCAGCAGCATCTGGAATTTCTTTCTTTTCTTTATTAATTTTCTGATTATCATGATGGTTTTCCGTCTGATTACCCTTCTGTTCTTTTCCACATGGAATCATCAGATCCTTTTTCAGATTGATACGATTTTGTATAAGGTGGTCGCCCGTATTCTAGGATTTTTTACGACAAAAACTGTAAAATTCTCCATAGCCTTGGCCGTCTGTGCCGGGATTCTTCTAGGTCTGAGAATTGCAGCGGGCATCGGAATTTCATTCCTGCTGAATTATCTGGCGGGACTCTAGATCCTGCATGTTTCTGGGAGAACTCCAACAGCCGGTCAACCGGCTGAAGGGGATTGGACCGAACCATCATAAATCCCTGTCCGCCCAGGGTGTCTTTACCATAGGGCAGCTTCTTTCTCATTTTCCTCTCCGTTATGAAGATCATCAGAGTGAGAAAACCATACTCCAGGCCGCCGGCATTGATGCGGTCAATACGGAAATGACTGTGATCGGCAGGGAAAGCTTTCCCTGGAAAGGAAGACCGACCCTGAAACTCCTGGTAGAAGATGAATCGGCCAGCGGGTCTCTTCTGTGCTACGGCCGTAATTTCCTGGGAGAGAAACTATTCACTGGGACAAAGATCTACCTTTACGGACAGTTTCAGTACCGCTTTGGAGAATGGCAGTGCGGTGCCTTTGAATTCGAAGTCATCTCGGAGACACCCGAGAAGTACGGCAGGATACTGCCTGTCTATCCCCTGGGAGGCAGCCTGAATCAGAATGTCCTCCGCAAGGCCATACAGCAGGGGATCAGGGAATACACTCCGGGACTGAAAGAAGAACTACCCGAACCTCTTAAGGAACATTACGGATGGTCTGACCGTCTGGCTTCCCTGAAAATGATTCACAGCCCCGCTACTCCCGAAGATGCCGAAAAAGCCAGGGCCTATTTTATCTACGAAGAACTCTTTCATCTGCAGACAGCAGTGGGCCGGAATGCGGTCAAACAAAGAGAAATCCATCGTGCTGTTCCTCACAAACTGCCCCGGAAAATAGAAGGCAGGCTCAAAAAAATTCTTCCCTTTTCACTCACCTCAGATCAGGAAAAAGTTCTGAATGAGATAACCGCCGATCTGGAGAGCAGCCGCCCCATGAACCGGCTGATACAGGGTGATGTCGGTTCGGGAAAAACACTGGTGGCCTTTATCGCAGCGCTGAATGCAATTGAGGGAGGCCGCCAGGCCGCCTTGATGGCACCCACAGAGCTGCTGGCCCGTCAGCATGCAGATAATGCGGCCCGTCTTCTAGACCCCCTGGGTATATCTATCGCCTACCTTTCGGGAAACACCCAGGGAG
This is a stretch of genomic DNA from Oceanispirochaeta sp.. It encodes these proteins:
- the dnaE gene encoding DNA polymerase III subunit alpha — translated: LLCERFLNPERVSMPDFDIDFCFERRGEVIEYVNRKYGHDQVGGICTFGTLKTKAVLKDVARVLDIPFAESNAITKLIPEGKAPDGRKINTEVALEIEPKLKEFYDRGGAYRELFDTAKVLEGMNRHISTHACGKVIGNSVLTNYVPLYKDQKTGEITTEFTMDIIEPCGLVKMDFLGLKTLTLLKNVEKLVQKTDPGFSVDTVSEEDEATFKMLSNGKSTAVFQFESSGMQDILRRAKPNNIEDLIALNALYRPGPMQFIPQYIEGKKTPRSITFPDPTLEELLTPTYGVIVYQEQVMKVAQIIGGFSLGKADILRRAMGKKKLKDMEKMKVEFIAGAKEIGHSEKHASGIFDMLEPFAGYGFNKSHAAAYSVVAYKTAYCKANHPAEFWAANLTNEINDTGKMTEDMESARDEGIEIDAPVITFSEKFFNVVNGKVFYGLIGIKGMGTAAVDVIINERHARGHYKSLLDFLERVDLRSVNKKVIEVSIQSGLFDRIESSNRATLLHNMERMIDHVNSIKEQSQFGQVSLFGENQDEITPELRLEEVPPWSNKDILQIEKDNLGFYFSGHPLDEYRPFWNKCTNLKLDQPGRASPDKEYTILGMLKSIRTTMTKRGAKMAFASVEDFNGSIDLVLFSKTFDQYAHLLEEDKVLGFTGQVDLSRSEPSFKVKEIFLPEEMREIQNSEIHIELEEREYLKDELVDFRAFLQDRNGSSSVYLHLKRPENKIVVKVSGQITIAANPSVLQEIGQYPIVSNIWKE
- a CDS encoding YggT family protein; translation: MSPVQTVFQFLSALISVYMLLIIFRVFLTWFQGRLNGKGVEILIKVTDPYMNRFKGISWLRFGFLDFSPVVAIALLGLVSQIFNSLAISGTLTPMLIVVYILSSIWNFFLFFINFLIIMMVFRLITLLFFSTWNHQILFQIDTILYKVVARILGFFTTKTVKFSIALAVCAGILLGLRIAAGIGISFLLNYLAGL
- the recG gene encoding ATP-dependent DNA helicase RecG, which encodes MFLGELQQPVNRLKGIGPNHHKSLSAQGVFTIGQLLSHFPLRYEDHQSEKTILQAAGIDAVNTEMTVIGRESFPWKGRPTLKLLVEDESASGSLLCYGRNFLGEKLFTGTKIYLYGQFQYRFGEWQCGAFEFEVISETPEKYGRILPVYPLGGSLNQNVLRKAIQQGIREYTPGLKEELPEPLKEHYGWSDRLASLKMIHSPATPEDAEKARAYFIYEELFHLQTAVGRNAVKQREIHRAVPHKLPRKIEGRLKKILPFSLTSDQEKVLNEITADLESSRPMNRLIQGDVGSGKTLVAFIAALNAIEGGRQAALMAPTELLARQHADNAARLLDPLGISIAYLSGNTQGEGRRHLLNQLKEGNIQFVVGTHALFSEDVDYKDLGLAVIDEQHRFGVAQRQLLADKGRCVDLLYMTATPIPRTLAMTAFGDLDVSTIKTMPPGRKAIETHLTREGNEEKVYSFVQQELNKGRQAYFVYPLIEKSEKLNLKDAENMYDQLQKAFPGRSLALIHSRIPDDEKKARMEGFSTGSVDLLVATSVVEVGVDVPNATIMVIEHAERFGLSALHQLRGRVGRSDIQSFAFLIYSNNLTEEGKKRLKVMMENSDGFIIAEEDLKLRGPGEIAGVRQSGYMKFRIADMIRDSDILMQARRDVIKILEDDPALIHPENKVLQDLWECAPPFSETLI